CATCAGGCCGCCAGTGTATTATCGGAGCGCTGGCAAAAGTCCGCAAAGGCGCCTCTCTTTGCTTTGAAGCGGGTTCTATCGGCTGCGCCGGCGGCAAAAGATACGCCGGATTTACAACGGACCTCGCGCCGAACTTTGAGTATTTCCTGTCATGCGGTATTCCGGACAGGCTTGAAGGCGAGCGCTATAAAAAATCGCCCGAACTGGTCAAAGAGATGCTCGGGGCAGCTTCAAAGTTCACAGCTCCGGCCAAATATATAGTTTTTAAGCGGTTTGACTTTCTGGAGGAATCGGACTCTCCGGACGCGGTCGTCTTCTTCGCGACGCCTGATGTCCTGTCGGGTCTTTTTACTCTCGCGAACTACGATGAAGCGGAACCGAACGGGGTTTTCTGTCCTTTTTGCGCCGGCTGCGGCTCTATTATCCAATACCCCTATCTCGAAAAAGCTTCCGCCCGTCCAAGGGGGGTCATCGGGATGTTCGACGTGTCGGCCAGACCGTATGTACCGAAAGAAACGCTTACGTTCGCGGCGCCGATGAGTAAATTCCTCCGTATGGCCGCTAATATGGAAGAAAGTTTTCTGATAACCCGATCCTGGGATAAAGTGAGAAACAGGCTCGGATAGCCATTTGTAAACCATCGGCCCCGCACCCACAGTCTGCTTGCCAATAAAAAAAGCGCCCCCGCAGTGGGGCGCTTTTTTTGTCAAAGCGGAGCTATTGCCCGTCGTTCACGTAAATGGAACCGCTCAGGCGGCCTCTGCCGTTTAGATAGACGAAGCTGCCGCTGGGCCAGCCGCTGACATTGATGCTGCCGCTCATATTAGCGGAGCCGACATATTTGCCGTCCTGGTAAAACTGCGCGGAAACGTTGGGCCACACGGTTTGGAACACATACTGGTTCGGGTGTATCCACATGGAGGCCGGCACGGTAATGTACGCCTGATTGGACCGGATCTTGCCGGAGGCGTCGCTGAAGGCGGCCGAGCCGGTGAGATTGACGGTGGTATAGCCGCCGTTTTGCGGCACAAAGCCGTTGCCGGTCAGGTTTACGTCGCCGGAAACCTGTACGTACTGGCTGGTTTTCGTCTTGGAGGGCTGAGCGGCGGGGGCTGATTTGTCGGCCTGCACGGCCAGTGCGAACGTGACTACGGCGGCCACGGCGGTTTTTGAATATTGCGTGGTGTCAAAGCTGCCGTTTATTCCGGTCTTGTTTATACTAAGGTTCAGGCCGTAGGAATTAACGTTGAAGGAGAACTCGTCGAAGCTTTTGTACATGGTCAGATTGAGGTATTTGGTCTGGCCGTTTTCAGTCACGTTGCCTGAAATATTATAGTTTCCCCCCCATTCATCCATACTAAGGAACATGCCCGAGCCGCTCAGCTGGTAGTTTGTATTACCGCTTTTGCGTACCGTGGCCCATTGGTAATTATTGTCCACTCTGCAGTTCACGTCGAACTGGCTATCAAAAACTTTGCGGACCGTGACGTCTATTCTCGCCATATAATCCTGCGCTTCCACCTCTTTCATGGAAACATTATTATTGATGTTCATCCAGAGGTTTGTGTATGCCCTGGTCTGCTCGGTTTTTACCGCCGGCTCCGCTTTTTGCGCAACAGGCGCAGGTACGCTTATTTCCTGTTGTTTAATGTCGGAAGCCTTAAGGGAAACAAGATCCAAAGCATAGGCGTTGGGAGCTATAGTAACGGCAAGTATCAGATATAGTATATTTTTCATTATTCACCCCTTAACTTTGCAGAGTCTGTACTTATTAGTATAGCTTACATGAATAGCTTTTTTAAGGGTCCAAAGCCCCCCCGGAGTATGGGTCTAAAGGCCTATACGGCAGCGGATAGGGGCTAGCGGTTAGGGGATTAGGGGATGAATAAGGGACTCCTTCCCTAACCGCTAACCTCTCTCCTCTATTCTCTGGAATTTTAACTCGCCGTCCATTAAATTATACAATCGTATTGTGAAAACATTGGAAATATTGCTGATAGCATTGGGGCTTTCCATGGACGCTTTTGCGGTGGCGGTGGCAAGCGGGGCCGCTATGAAAAAACTGCATCTGCCCAATGCCGTTAAAATGGGGCTTTTTTTCGGCGGCTTTCAGGCGCTGATGCCGGCGCTTGGCTGGCTTGCGGGCCTGCGGCTGAAAAATTTTATTTCAGGTTTTGACCATTGGCTGGCCTTCGGCCTGCTTGGTTTTATAGGCGGGAAAATGATCCATGAGTCTTTCAAAATGAAAGAAGAGCAAACCTGCGGGAGCAAATCCTCCCCCTTTGATACGGGAACCCTTACCCTGCTTTCGATTGCCACCAGTATTGACGCTCTGGCCGTGGGTATCACATTTTCCATGCTGACGGTTTCTATAGCCGGCCCCGCGCTTATAATAGGACTGGTGACGTTCGCTCTTTCTGTTCTTGGCGTGGCGCTGGGCTCAAAAACGGGGCACTTTTTTGAAAACCGGATGGAGGCTCTTGGCGGGCTTATACTGATAGCCATAGGCCTTAAGATCCTGTTTGAACACCTGGGCTTTATCGGCTGAACCGGGATTTTAACTATAGGATATACCGTTAAATTTGTAAACTATTACCGATGAAAACCATCTTGAACTACAGGATTCGGGTTAACACAGGCTGCGCGGTGCTTTTGTTGGCGCTTCTTTCCCCGGGCGCGCATTGTCAGCAGAAAATTGAAAAACGTCTGACTGGCCTTGAAGTCAGGGTGGTCAAGGTGGAAAAACGAGTCACCAGGCTTGAAAGCGGAAAAACCGCCCCACGGGCCTCAGATAAAATACCGCCCAAGCCTATAACGGCGACGTTTATCAAGAAAGAAAATATCATGGGCGGCAACAGGGTGGGCGTGAAGCTTTTTGTGGAACTTGAAAACGTCACGAACCGCCGCTTTGAGTCTTTCAGCGGCAAGATAGTGTTCATGGACGGCAACGGGCAGTTAATTTACGCTAAAAAATATTCCCGCGAAGAAGTGTTTGAGGGCGGGGAAAGAATAACTCTCGCCGTGGCCGTCACCGACAGCCGCATGAAGACCTACCTTAAATTACTGAAAGTAAAAGTGATCACTGCCGATTTTACGGAACAGAAATTCAACTAAGGCTACTGGTTATTACTCAGGGTCACATCTCTATAAAAATTTTGAAACATATGGAAGACTCCGTCACATCGGCTTGCTGGGCCTGCGCCGGGATAATAGCCCCTGAGGACAATTATTGCCGTTTCTGCGGAAAGGGGCAGGGAAAGTGTGTTCCCTGGTATTATAAGCACTGGGGTATAATAACGCTGACGTTATTGGCTATGGGGCCGTTCAGTATTGTTTTTGTTTGGAAATCTCCGCTTTTGTCCCGCCGGGCCAAATGGGCGTATACAGTCGTGATAGCGGCTCTGACATGGTATATAGTGTCGAAGATCTACGGTTTCTGGTGCATGCTGTCCGGGATGCTGAACCCCGTGATGTATCCTGGCAGCATATTGGGAATTTAAGCTAAAAAATAAACGACCTTAGCCTTTTCCGGTTTATCCCGCACTTTGGGCTGTCGGAAAAAGTGCGGGGTTTACTTTGCCGGCGGGACCAGCTTTTGGGCCTCAGCTTCTATCTTCTGAATATCTTCCGCGGTTTTTGCCTGCGGCCGGTCAAATCTATAGCTTTCAGGCATTTTCCATGGCTCGCCCCGGACAACGCCGCTTGTAAGGGCGCGCAGTCCGTGGGCCGGAATAGTGATCGTGAACCTGCCTTTCCCCCTCTTGCCGGCGACAGTGAAGGTCTCGCCGCTATAAAGGTCGATGTAATTGCCCGGAGGCAGAACGCTCAAAGTGACAGAGGCCCCGTTCTGCTCCTTATTCAGGAACACGAAAACAGATTCTCCGTTATATTCGCGCTTAAAAACATACTGGTCCTTTGAACCGTACAGCCGGGTCTGAACGCCCTTCTGTAAAGCGGGGTTCGCGCGCCGCACGGCATTGAGCTTTTGCAGATGAAGATAGACCGGGTTCGTTTTTGAGGCTTTTATTCCGTCCACTCCCAGGTATTTTCTGTTATCCGGGTCGCTGCCCCCCACCATCTGCACTTCGGTGCCGTAATAAACGCAGGGGATGCCGCGCGCGGTAAAATAAAAATTCAGCCCGTCAAAATACTGCTCGGTCGTTGCCGAACTGCCGTCCCAGCCGGGGCCGTTGAACCGGGGTTTGTCGTGATTGTCCAGGAAAGTCACCAGGTAAGTGGCGTCCTTGTATTTGGGGTCGTTCCTCAGGACATTGTCCACCTGATTGTAATCCCCGCCCTTGAACACCTGTTCAAACTGGCCCCACGAGCTCATGGCGGAGCCCGGCATGTCCAGCACGCTCATGGCCGAGTTCATCGGGTCGCCGGGAGCGAGGTTCGTGTAGCTGGCCAGCCAGTTGAAATCGCCGTTGGTCCACACCTCGCCGAACATAAAAAAATCCTTCCGGTTCTTGTGCATTTCGCCGGTGAAAGTCTTCCAGAATTCCGGCTTCATCCAGGCTACGGTGTCTATCCTGAAAGCGTCCACGCCCATGTTCTGATAACCCTTGTAGATGTCCACCAGCCATTGCGCTGTTTCCGGATTATCTTCGTTAAGGTCCAAAAGGTCCGCCACGGTGGGTCCGCCGTGATGGAACCAGTTCTGTTTGTCGTCGTAGAAATCAAACATCTTCCCGAGGCCGAAAACCTTGCCCCTGCTGTTATGCCATTGTATGGACGGATTCGTGTCTACGCCGTGGCCGTGGTTCGGCACTATATCCTGTATCAATTTCATCCCCTTGGCGTGCACGGCGCTGATAAGGTCCGCGTAAGAAACATCCTTTGATTCCAGGTGCTGGTCTATCTTTGAAAAATCCCAGCCCCAGTAACCGTGATACCCCGCCGCGTCATAGGAGCCGCTTGAGTTCATATACCTGCCGGGAGGCTGCATAACAGGCGGGGTAATCCAGACAGCCGTGAATCCCATGTCCTTAATATGGTCCAGGTTTTGTATCAGTCCTTTAAAGTCGCCTCCCTGATAGTATTTCAGGTTCCCCGGCTGGTATTCATCGCCGTAAATGTTGTTATTGGCCTTGTCGCCGTCCACGAATCTGTCGGTCATAACGAAGTAAATGGTTTCGTCCCGGAAGTCCCATTTATTGGCGCGAGCGTCTTTTGAAAAAGCGGGAGCAAGAAAGCCCGCAAGCGATAATAAAACCAGCAGCGCTTTGTTTTTCATTCATTCACCCCTGATCCGCGATATGCAGATTATTCTATTATATTTGACAGCCTTTCGAACTCTCCATAATGACAGATAGAATATTTTCACTTTTTTCCTACGGCGATGTCCTTCAGCTGTTTGAAGGCGGGAGAACCGCCGGCGCTTGCAGAAACCGGCTCTGATTTGGCCTGCCGCATGGCTTTGAGAGCGAGGTCAAGAGCGGCGGAGGATTTCTGCGCCCAGGCGGTGTTGTTCCAGAACCAGTAGCAGCTGGTCTCGGCCATGGCGAAATAATCCCAGGCCAGGGCTTTCTGCTGTTCCGGGGCAGCGGCCTGAAGGGCGGTCAACTGCTGCCTGACCTGGTTGACTTTGTCCCACATCTGCTTGTGCACCGCGCTGCTGTCCCAGGTTGAAAGGTCTATGTGCGCGCCACCGACTCCCCAGGAACCGCGCTCTACCGCAATGACGTCGGAAGGAGTATAGACGTTTTTGAGATATTCGGATATCGTGGCCAGCTTTACCCAGCTGTTCTGCGGGGCCTTCAGCGCGTCCAGAAGATTGGGCCAGAACCAGTCGTAGTAGCCGCCGCCCGCCTGCCTCATCCAGCCGTTGTCTCCGTCGGTGACTATTACTACAAGGAAAGGCCTTGCGGGGTCGGTGTTCCATTTCTGTATCTGGGCCAGCTGTTGAAGAAGATAATCCGAGCTTATGCCGTCGCTCTGATTGGAGCCCAGCCAGTGTTCGCGCGGTATCACGATGAATTTTACTCCGCCGGAATCGGAAAGATGCGGCCTGAAAGCGGCCTCCGAGTATTCCCTGCTCCATTTATCCTTGTTCGGCAGGTTCATAATATGGAAACTGTCGAACAGCGACCATTGAAAGCCCAACTCCTTAAGCCAGGGAGTTATTGAAGTGTCAAAAGCAATTTCAGGCGGGAAGAAGCCTTTTGGAACGGTCTGAAAGCGGTCCTGGACCACCGGCAGCAGTTTTTTTACCTGCAGCTCCGCGTCCTGTTTGGTTATAAGCGGGAAGATGGGATGATAATAACCGTCCGATATCATCTCAAGGCGGCCGGTCTTTACCGCGGTTTTATAATCGTTCCATATTCCGTCAAGCGGTGTGCCTTTTGAATTAAAGCCGTTCTTCGCCAGAAAATCCAGCTGTTCTATAAGCGAGCCGGTGAAATGCACGGTGAGTTTGGCTTCGGGGTTGTTGTTTATTATGGTCGCGGGCCTGCGGTAGCAGAAGCCGGTTTCGTCAAATACCTGCCTGACGCTGAAGTTTGAATCCGGGTCGGTGTTCATGTTGAAGTAATCCCAGTTGATGGGAACGCCGGGATTATAGATAGGCTGGTGCATATGCAGAACGAACGCCAGATACAGCGGCACCTGAGGCGCGCTTTGGGCGGAAGCGCCGGTTAACGGCAGGATGGAAAATAGAGCCAGCGGGAAAAGCAGCGATTTTTTTATGGTATTTGTTACACGCATTCACAAACCTCCAGTCCGTAAATTATGAACAGCCGGAAGAAGCCCCTTTAAGAAGCCGACTGCGCTGAATACTCGCGCACGGCAGCTATTATTGCAGCCGGCATTATGCCGTTTATTTTTTTATAGTTTTCCCCCTATATTTACCCAATAGTCTAGCCTGCGCCTTGATCGAAGTCATGGGCCATCGGTCCTACTCACCCGCTGTTTTTGGACCTACTTTATGAAGAAAGGCTGAAGGCTGAAGACTGAAGGGTGAGGCAAAAAACATCAGTCGTCAGCCGGAAGCGGGTTTATGGATCGATTGCGGCGATCTCATAAGGCCACTTCAGGGGACCTGTTATCGTTGCCATCCCGCCGTTGACCGGCATGGATGTGAAATCGCTCGTTGGCAGCGACACGTAGATATAATGGTTGCCTTCGCGGCCCTTGGAGTCTATTTCGTAGAGGTTGAGCCTGGTGCAGGGGACCTTATGGCCGTTGACCGTTTTAGTGCCCGAGTGGACATTAGCGACCATGCCCGTCACCTGTACTTCCGTGCCTACATACAGCTTTGAGTTGGCGTGGACGGCAGCCACTGTTAAAGCTGTCTGGGCCCGCACTCCGATGAGGATGAAGAAAACTATGGCTCCCGACAGCCCGCCGATGAGGGCGGTCTTGTACCATGGAATTGAGACTTTTGTTTTCATGAGACCTCCAGTACGATTTATGCGACCATTTTCAGGGGACATAAACAATTTAGCGTGAACTTTTCTCCGATACGAGTTCCACTACTTCACCTAAAAGTTGCTGAAACACGCTGCTACCCACTATGATAATAAAAAAAACCGGGGGCGTTTACAACTTGTGCGCGCTTCCGGAGCAGACGGGGACGCGCGCGGCGGCAAGGAGTTTTTTGTAGCGCGCAAGCGGTTCCTGAAGGCCTTTTATTGAAGCCTCCCAGAAGGCGGGGCTGCCGAGATCGGCGCCAAGGCTGCGCCGGGCCACGTTTTCCACGGTATCCGAGCCGGTCAGCCGCAGGAAGGCCTCGTATTTAGGCAGGAAGGACGGGCCTTCGGCCTTGAATTTTCTGAAAAGCGTGGCCGCAAGCAGGAAGCCGAAGGTGTAAGGAAAGTTATAAAAAGACACGCCGGTCATATAAAAATGCAGTTTTGAGGCCCAGAACAGCGGGTCTTCCCCGCCTGGCTCAAGCGCGTCACCGAAAACGCGCCGCTGGGCGGAAGTCATAAGTTCTTTCAGACGCGCCACTGAAACTTCACCTTTGCGCCGTTCTTCGTGGAAGGCCTTTTCAAACTCAAAGCGCACGGTTATATCCAGTATGGTGACGGCCGCTCCGGTAAGGTATTCGTCCAGCATCATGAGTTTTTGCGTATCGCTTACTTCAGGGTCGGCCTGCACGCCCTCGGCCAGTATATGTTCGCCGAAAATGGAAGCTGTTTCGGCCAGCGTCATGGGGTATTCCCTGGCCCAGGGCCGCATTTCCTTCAGCAGGTGGCTGTGCCAGGCGTGCCCGATTTCGTGCGCTATCGTGTTCACGTCGCCCAGCGAACCGTTGAAGGTCATGTAAACCTGCTGCTCCCCGGTTAAATTTGAACCGGTACAAAAAGCGCCGGGCCGCTTGCCGCCGCGCGACTCGGACTCAAGGCGGCGATGCGCGAGGAAGTCCTTATAGTAGCGGGCGAGTGCCGGATAAGACTGATTAAAAGCCGCCGAAACTTTGGCGGAGCCCTCTTCCCAGGTATAGAGTTTGGAATCTTTCATCGGCAGGGGAGCCTCGCGCTCGAAGAAGGCTATTCCCTTGCGGTCCATAGCTCCGGCTTTAACGCGCAGTATCTCGCGCACGGAATCTATGTTCCTGTATACCGCCGCGTACATGGCGTCAAGGGTGCCGCGCTTTATGCCGGAGCCGAAAAGCGCCTGATCCAAAAAATGTTTTATCCCGCGATGCCGGTAAAGGGTAAGCCGTGTGCCTGAAATGGCGTTTAAGGCGGCTGCGCAAGTGTCTTCTATGCCGGCCCAGGCAATGTTTCCCCCCTCAAAAGCGGCGCGGCCCACCTTGCGGTCCGCGTCCGACATAAGGGCGCGCCAGCGCGAGACGGGCAGGCGTTCTTTGCGCCCGTCGGGCCAGACCATGTCGAACTGAAGTTTGCCTGAAATTTTGCTGTAGAGCCGGTCCCAGGACTGAAAACCGTCCACGCCAAGGTCGGCCGCCAGTTTTTCCTCGGTCGGGCCCATGGTGTGTTTCGCCTGCTCGCGCACGCGAGCGAGGGAATGCCGCACTGGCGCGAGTTTTTCGCGCTTTGTAAAAGCGGTAAAAATATTTCCAGGGACATTCTTGAAAGCCCGCAGCAGGTCCACTCCGAATTTTGCATATTCCGCCGCGAGCGAGTATAGTTTTGCGCTTTCAGCTGAGTATTCCTCATTGTCCGCGTGAGCGGATTCAAGGCAGGTTACGTAGGAAATAATATGGCCCAGCCGGGTTTCAACATTTTCTGCAGTAAGCAGAAGCTTTTCCCAGTCAGCGGCGGTTTTTGCCGAGAGCGGGGCCAGTTTTGCCGCTTTTTTCTGCAGCGCGGCCACGTCGGCCGCCAGTTTTTTCTTAAACTTGAGCATTTCAGGCCCGTTGAATTCAGGGAAATAACTTTTAAGGTCCCATCGCACTCCCTGCGTTATAATTGTCATGTAATGTCCCTTTGCGGTAATCTTTCAGTACATATAATACAATACTCCCCCGTCCGAAGAAAGTCCATAACAAAACAAAATCGCCCGACTGCTACTAACTTCCGCAATGAGACCCCCTGCTGTTTAAGCGCGATTTATGAAAACTTGGCGGGTGGTTATGTTGGGGGCGGTTGGTGTTAAATAAGTCGCGATTCACTATTTGGAGCGGGTGGCGGGGGAGCTGGGTTAGCAAAACCGTCCGGAGGCCGAGACTTGCATAAGCGGCGAGGCCGAGGAACGGAAGGGCGGGCACGGTGAGGTCCGGCTTTAGGCCGTCTGATGGGCATAGCCCGTGAAACGGCACGGCCATAGGCCAGAGCGAAGCATAATTATGCTTCGCGTCCGGGCCGCAAGGGCGGAGGCGGTTCCCTGCGCAGCAGAACCGCCGAGCCGGGGTCGCGGAAAACAGCTATGCGGTTTATCCGTGACTGTCCCGACCCTGGTTTTGCGTTCCAGTCGCCCGACAGGACCCGCGAACCCTAAATTTGGCTGCGAGAACACCCAAAACCCAGCATGCTATCGTCGTGAGGACCTTTTATTTTCGGAGAGGGCAATTTCAATCCAGGTAATCGTCTTTCTTTTTTTTCATGAAGCGGGCGAACCAGCTTCCCGGCGCCGGTTTTTTTTGCTGTTCCTGGCGGGGCTGTTGCCCTTGGCGTTGTCCGCCGGACTGCCATTCCGGACGCATGCGGCTTCCGCCCTGGCCGCGGTTGCGGCGGGCAGGCGGGCGCGGGCCGTGCGGGCGGCCATGGCTGCGCGGTTCGTCAAAATAAGGGGAAGCCTCAACACGGTGCCCGCCCGGCGCGGTAAACCTGAAATTTCCGCTTTGATCTCTGCCCCGCGCTTTTGGGGCAATCTGTTGGTGTGTGGGGTTATAAACGGGGCGACCAGCCCTGCTTTCTGTGCCAAAAGTGCGGGGCCTGCTCCGCTCGTTTGGAGCGTTATGCGGGCGTGTGTAATTATGGGCGGGGCCTGACTGCCGGCGATAAGGCGCCGCCGGGGTCCTTGTATTGTCCGAAGGCCTGCGCTGTCCCTGATATTGAGGAGCCCTTTTTTGAAAGTGGCTTTGTGCCGGCGGTCGCGGGGGATTGGGCCGCTGCGCAGGTTTTGAAACGGGCGCCGACGGATTTAATTGTATGACCGGGGCTTTGGGTTTCGCCGGAGTGCGGGCAATCGGAGCGAGTTTCGGCAGAGGCAAAACGGGCAGTATAGTCCGGAGAAGCCGTTCTATGGCTTTCAGGTCGCCGCGCTGGTCGGGCGTGGCGAAAGAAATGGCGTGGCCGGGCTGGCCCGCCCGGCCGGTGCGGCCTATGCGATGAACATAATTTTCATTTTCGTCCGGCAGGTCGTAGTTTATTACCAGCTCGATGCCGATAACGTCTATGCCGCGGGCGGCAATATCCGTGGCCACCAGCACGCGGTAGCGGCCAGTTTTAAATCCGTCCAGGGCCTCCTTCCGCTGGTTAAGGGAACGGTTGGAATGGATTTCCGCCGCGTTGTAGCCGCTTTCGCGGATGTTCTGCACTATCCTGTGAGCGCTGCGCTTGGTGCGCACGAAAAGAAGAACGCTGCCGCCGTATTGCCCTAAAATAGTGGTAAGCAGCGCCGCCTTTTCGGCTTTTGAAACCATGAAAACTTCCTGTTTTGTCTTTTCTATCGCGGTGCCAGGCCTGGCTACTTCCACTCTGAGAGGCAGTTTCATGCGGGCGGCGGCGAGCTTCATTATCCCGTCGGGCATGGTGGCCGAGAACAGCATTGTCTGGCGGTCTTTGGGCACCTGCTCAAGTATGCGGTTTATCTGCGGGGCAAAGCCCATGTCGAACATGCGGTCCGCTTCGTCCAGTATGAGCACGCAGACATCGTCAAGGCGCACGGTGCGCTGCTGCATGTGGTCGATAAGCCGGCCGGGCGTGGCTATTATCACGCGCGGTTTTTTGCGCAGGTCCTGCTGCTGGCGGCTTATGGACTCTCCGCCGATTATCACGGAAGTCTGGATACCCGCGAGCGAAGCGAATTGTTTAAACACCTCGTTTACCTGCAAAGCCAGTTCCCGGGTCGGGACAAGAACAAGGCCCCTGCCTTTAAGTCCCGCCAGGCGCTGAAGCACGGGTATGGCAAACGCTATGGTCTTGCCCGTGCCGGTCTGGGCGATGCCCACAAGATCCTTTCCTTCAAGGGCGGGCGGGATGGCTCTTGCCTGTATGGGCGTGGGCGTTTTAAACTTCAGCGCGTCAAGCGCGGCTAAAAGTTTAGGGGCTATTCCAAGCCCGTAGAAACCTGCTGAATCGTTTTTTTCGTTTTCGGTCATAATTAAGCGGCAAATACTAAGCAAGCAAATAGCAAATAGTTAATAGTGAACATTAAAGTTTCTCCGGCTGCTACTATTCGCCATTTGCTTTTATCTTTCCACCTGAACAGTTCCTAAGGGTTCAGTTTCCGCAGCAGCTCGGCGGTGACTATAAGGCGATAGCTGTTGAGAGCGGCCGGAGTGCTGTTGCGGCCCTTGGGGGACACTTTTTCAAAGCCGAAGCGCAAATGACAGCAGGTGGTCACTAAATTCCCGTCCTCGCAGGCGTACCATATTTCCCTGGCCCCGTTTTCAATGGCGTAGCGGATGCGCGACGCCGTAAGGGCCTTGGCTATGCCGCGCTCTCTCCATTCAGGTTTTACCCGCAGACCGTCCAGCGTCCACCGCGAGCGCTTTTTATAAACTACCGAGTGTCCCACTATACCGCCGCCGCAATAGGCCGCGAAATAGGCGTGGGGCATGGCAAGGGTGGGCTTTGGCGGAGGAGAATCGCGGTAAAAGGCGTCAAACTGCTTTTTCCACGCCGCGTCTTCCACGGCCACCCTGCGTATTTCCACTATTTCTTTTTCCGGTTTCATAACTTAAGTATAGCGGCCCCCGGCCTTAAACGGCTGTGTCAACGGCTCTATTTTGCTTTGGGCCTTTAGGGCCCGCAACAGAATAATATGAGCATTTGGAGGCCCAGATTTGAGCCGGATGCAAGGCGCGACGAGGGAGCATAGCGGTGTCTATGTGACTGAGGAGCAACGCGGCAGCCGGTTCAAAGATGGGCCTCCCCCTGGGGGCTGGCCGCTTTTGGGCTGCGCCTTTGCGGCGTTCCGCTAACGTACATGTAGTACGCGTCGCTTCACGCCGCTTCGGCTCGCTCCAAAATCGACTCAGCCAAATGTCCATATTATTCTGTTGCGGGCCCCTTAGCTCATGTGTAGTGGGGCCAACGGCTCTTGCGGCTCACTAAAAGGCTATTTTGTTCTGTACATGCTGCGGCGCTTCATGCGGAAGCTGGTGGGCAGGTTTTTGGGGCTTGCTCCGCCTCCGCCTCCCCTGAAACCTCCCCGCCCGCCGGTGTTCTTGGACTGGGGAGGCAGGCCTATCAGCTTCGCGGCTGGAATTTCGGGATGGGATACTATATTGATCTGCATTCTTATGAGTCGTTCAATATTGCGCAGGTCTGTTTCCTGTTCGGGGGTCACGAACGAAATGGCGTGGCCCGCCTTACCGGCGCGGCCGGTGCGGCCTATACGGTGCACATAGCTTTCATCGTCGTCGGGCAGGTCGTAATTCAGCACTATTTCTATGCCTACTACATCTATGCCGCGCGCGGCTATGTCGGTGGCCACCAGAATGCGGTATTTGCCGGTTTTAAATCCCTCAAGGGCTTCTTTGCGCTGGCCCAGAGTGCGGTCGGAATGAATTTCCGCCACGCTGTGGCCCATGTCGCGGATATCGCGTGTGATGTCGCACGCGTTATATCGGGTGCGCACGAACAGCAGCACGGTGCCCCAATACTTATCCAGCAGCTTTGAAAGCAAAGCCGGCTTGAGGCCGCGGTTGACCACATAAACTTCCTGCACGACATTTTCCACCACGGTGCCGGAGCGGGCCACTTCCACGCGGGTGGGAAGCTTCATGTATTTGGCGGCGAGTTTCATTATTTCATCCGGCATGGTGGCGGAGAACAGCATGGTTTGGCGTTCTTTCGGCACATATTGCAGTATGCGGTTTATCTGAGGGGCGAATCCCATGTCGAACATACGGTCGGCTTCATCCAGAACCAGCACCTGAACGTCATCCAGTTTTACCGTGTTCTGCTGAACATGGTCGAGCAGGCGGCCGGGAGTGGCCACAATAACGCGCGGTTTCTTTTTAAGGGCGGTAAGCTGGCCGGAGATGTTTTCCCCTCCTATAAGCACCACGGAGGTCATTCCCAGAAGCGGAGCGAATTGTTTATACACTTCGTTCACCTGTATGGCCAGTTCGCGCGTGGGCACAAGTATCAGCCCCTTGCCCGGCTTGGCGGCCAGCGTCTGTATCATCGGAATGGCGAACGCTATGGTTTTGCCGGTACCGG
The genomic region above belongs to Elusimicrobiota bacterium and contains:
- a CDS encoding manganese efflux pump MntP family protein gives rise to the protein MKTLEILLIALGLSMDAFAVAVASGAAMKKLHLPNAVKMGLFFGGFQALMPALGWLAGLRLKNFISGFDHWLAFGLLGFIGGKMIHESFKMKEEQTCGSKSSPFDTGTLTLLSIATSIDALAVGITFSMLTVSIAGPALIIGLVTFALSVLGVALGSKTGHFFENRMEALGGLILIAIGLKILFEHLGFIG
- a CDS encoding M3 family oligoendopeptidase, with translation MTIITQGVRWDLKSYFPEFNGPEMLKFKKKLAADVAALQKKAAKLAPLSAKTAADWEKLLLTAENVETRLGHIISYVTCLESAHADNEEYSAESAKLYSLAAEYAKFGVDLLRAFKNVPGNIFTAFTKREKLAPVRHSLARVREQAKHTMGPTEEKLAADLGVDGFQSWDRLYSKISGKLQFDMVWPDGRKERLPVSRWRALMSDADRKVGRAAFEGGNIAWAGIEDTCAAALNAISGTRLTLYRHRGIKHFLDQALFGSGIKRGTLDAMYAAVYRNIDSVREILRVKAGAMDRKGIAFFEREAPLPMKDSKLYTWEEGSAKVSAAFNQSYPALARYYKDFLAHRRLESESRGGKRPGAFCTGSNLTGEQQVYMTFNGSLGDVNTIAHEIGHAWHSHLLKEMRPWAREYPMTLAETASIFGEHILAEGVQADPEVSDTQKLMMLDEYLTGAAVTILDITVRFEFEKAFHEERRKGEVSVARLKELMTSAQRRVFGDALEPGGEDPLFWASKLHFYMTGVSFYNFPYTFGFLLAATLFRKFKAEGPSFLPKYEAFLRLTGSDTVENVARRSLGADLGSPAFWEASIKGLQEPLARYKKLLAAARVPVCSGSAHKL
- a CDS encoding alpha-amylase family glycosyl hydrolase; protein product: MKNKALLVLLSLAGFLAPAFSKDARANKWDFRDETIYFVMTDRFVDGDKANNNIYGDEYQPGNLKYYQGGDFKGLIQNLDHIKDMGFTAVWITPPVMQPPGRYMNSSGSYDAAGYHGYWGWDFSKIDQHLESKDVSYADLISAVHAKGMKLIQDIVPNHGHGVDTNPSIQWHNSRGKVFGLGKMFDFYDDKQNWFHHGGPTVADLLDLNEDNPETAQWLVDIYKGYQNMGVDAFRIDTVAWMKPEFWKTFTGEMHKNRKDFFMFGEVWTNGDFNWLASYTNLAPGDPMNSAMSVLDMPGSAMSSWGQFEQVFKGGDYNQVDNVLRNDPKYKDATYLVTFLDNHDKPRFNGPGWDGSSATTEQYFDGLNFYFTARGIPCVYYGTEVQMVGGSDPDNRKYLGVDGIKASKTNPVYLHLQKLNAVRRANPALQKGVQTRLYGSKDQYVFKREYNGESVFVFLNKEQNGASVTLSVLPPGNYIDLYSGETFTVAGKRGKGRFTITIPAHGLRALTSGVVRGEPWKMPESYRFDRPQAKTAEDIQKIEAEAQKLVPPAK
- a CDS encoding DUF169 domain-containing protein; this translates as MDMTVKKKFIEEWNKYFNGAELPIAFYYTGTGDRAELTAPPSGRQCIIGALAKVRKGASLCFEAGSIGCAGGKRYAGFTTDLAPNFEYFLSCGIPDRLEGERYKKSPELVKEMLGAASKFTAPAKYIVFKRFDFLEESDSPDAVVFFATPDVLSGLFTLANYDEAEPNGVFCPFCAGCGSIIQYPYLEKASARPRGVIGMFDVSARPYVPKETLTFAAPMSKFLRMAANMEESFLITRSWDKVRNRLG